A window of the Coprobacter fastidiosus genome harbors these coding sequences:
- a CDS encoding 2-oxoacid:acceptor oxidoreductase subunit alpha, whose protein sequence is MSEQTNVKELEKVVIRFSGDSGDGMQLAGNLFSNISAAIGNEISTFPDYPAEIRAPQGTLGGVSGFQVHIGKGVYTPGDKADVLVAMNPAALKTNTKYVKPNAVVIIDTDSFQKNDLEKAAFLTEDPFKELNMNSVQVVPVAITSLVKDSLADSGLDNKTILRCKNMFALGLICWLFDRPLDQAAHLLKNKFAKKTSVLEANIKVMTDGYNYGNNIHASVSTYRIETKSAKKGFYTDVNGNRATALGLIAASEKSGLPLFLGSYPITPASDILHELAKRKDLGVKVVQAEDEIAGICTAIGASFAGNLAATSTSGPGLALKSEAIGLAVMAELPLVIIDVQRGGPSTGLPTKSEQTDLLQALYGRNGESPVVVLAASTPTNCFDMAFAASKIALEHMTPVILLTDAFIANGSSAWRIPEMEEYPEIHPQYVYNDLLKDNWKPYKRNPETNVRYWAIPGTEGFMHRLGGLEKDCITSAISTDPANHQKMTDMRQAKIDYIANEIPELEILGNPEADLLVVGWGGTYGHLYSAVESMNAIGKKVAMVHFNYINPMPKNTEEILRRYKKVVVCELNNGQFATQLCAKIPGLTNVSRFNKVQGQPFMVSELTDHFSKLMEE, encoded by the coding sequence ATGTCAGAACAAACGAACGTGAAAGAACTGGAAAAAGTGGTTATCCGTTTCTCCGGAGATTCCGGAGACGGAATGCAATTGGCAGGAAACCTCTTTTCAAACATTTCGGCAGCTATCGGAAATGAAATTTCCACTTTCCCCGATTATCCGGCAGAAATACGTGCCCCTCAAGGGACATTGGGCGGAGTATCCGGATTTCAAGTGCATATCGGTAAAGGGGTATATACTCCGGGAGATAAGGCCGATGTTTTGGTTGCCATGAACCCGGCAGCATTAAAAACCAATACTAAATATGTAAAACCGAATGCAGTGGTTATCATCGATACCGATTCATTCCAAAAAAATGATCTCGAAAAGGCAGCATTCCTAACCGAAGATCCTTTTAAAGAATTGAACATGAATTCGGTACAAGTAGTTCCCGTAGCCATCACATCTCTTGTCAAAGACTCTTTAGCAGACTCGGGATTAGATAACAAAACAATTCTTCGTTGTAAAAATATGTTCGCATTAGGACTGATTTGCTGGTTATTCGACCGCCCCTTAGATCAGGCCGCACACTTATTGAAAAACAAATTTGCAAAAAAAACGTCCGTTCTCGAGGCCAATATTAAAGTCATGACCGACGGATATAATTACGGAAACAACATACATGCTTCGGTATCGACTTACCGTATCGAGACAAAGTCGGCAAAAAAAGGATTCTATACCGATGTAAACGGAAACAGGGCAACTGCATTAGGATTGATCGCTGCATCTGAAAAATCGGGGTTACCGTTATTTTTAGGAAGTTATCCTATCACTCCGGCAAGTGATATTCTTCATGAATTGGCCAAGAGAAAAGATCTGGGTGTAAAAGTCGTTCAAGCAGAAGATGAAATAGCCGGAATATGCACGGCGATCGGAGCTAGCTTTGCCGGTAACCTTGCAGCCACATCGACTTCCGGCCCGGGACTTGCACTAAAAAGCGAAGCAATCGGTCTTGCCGTTATGGCAGAGCTGCCGTTAGTGATTATCGACGTACAACGCGGAGGCCCTTCTACAGGACTCCCGACTAAATCGGAACAAACAGACTTGCTACAAGCTTTGTACGGAAGAAACGGCGAATCTCCCGTAGTCGTTCTCGCGGCTTCGACCCCGACCAACTGTTTCGATATGGCCTTCGCCGCATCAAAAATAGCATTGGAACACATGACTCCGGTCATTCTTTTGACAGATGCTTTTATCGCAAACGGCTCTTCGGCTTGGCGCATTCCCGAAATGGAAGAATATCCCGAAATACATCCTCAATACGTTTACAATGATTTATTGAAAGATAACTGGAAACCTTATAAACGTAATCCTGAAACGAATGTCCGTTATTGGGCTATTCCCGGAACAGAAGGTTTTATGCACCGATTGGGAGGGTTGGAAAAAGACTGTATTACCAGTGCCATATCAACCGATCCGGCCAATCACCAAAAAATGACGGATATGCGACAAGCAAAAATCGATTATATAGCAAACGAAATACCCGAACTTGAGATATTGGGTAATCCGGAAGCTGATTTACTGGTTGTCGGATGGGGTGGTACATACGGACATCTTTATTCTGCTGTGGAATCAATGAACGCTATCGGCAAAAAGGTAGCAATGGTTCATTTCAATTATATCAATCCAATGCCCAAAAACACGGAAGAGATACTAAGACGATATAAGAAAGTCGTAGTTTGCGAGCTGAATAACGGACAATTCGCCACCCAATTATGTGCCAAAATTCCGGGACTTACCAATGTATCACGATTCAACAAAGTTCAAGGTCAACCGTTCATGGTAAGTGAACTGACCGATCATTTTTCAAAACTGATGGAGGAATAA
- a CDS encoding 2-oxoacid:ferredoxin oxidoreductase subunit beta: MSSNTEYTAKDFKSDQYVRWCPGCGDHAVVNTLQKAMAELGIPPHKTAVISGIGCSSRLPYYMNTYGFHTIHGRAAAIATGVKTANPDLTVWQITGDGDCLAIGGNHFIHALRRNVDLNIILLNNKIYGLTKGQYSPTSDRGAVTKSSPYGTVEDPFVPAELTFGARGHFFARAIDVDLAVSKEVMVEAGRHKGASVVEILQNCVIFNDHIHSYVADKEFRAERTIHLKHGEKMLFGKDLNKGLVLDGFTLKAVTIGENGVTLNDILTHDATTRDNFLHQRLAMMDGHELPLAVGVIRSVDAPVYDQEVKKQIDSIREKNPKKTLRDLLLSEETWEVK; this comes from the coding sequence ATGAGCAGCAATACAGAATATACCGCCAAAGATTTTAAAAGCGACCAATATGTACGCTGGTGTCCGGGGTGCGGAGATCATGCCGTAGTAAATACATTACAAAAAGCAATGGCCGAGTTAGGCATTCCGCCTCACAAAACGGCTGTTATATCGGGTATAGGTTGTTCATCCCGGTTACCGTATTATATGAATACTTATGGATTTCATACGATTCACGGACGGGCAGCAGCTATCGCAACGGGTGTCAAAACCGCCAATCCCGATCTCACGGTATGGCAAATTACCGGAGACGGAGATTGTCTGGCTATCGGTGGGAACCACTTTATTCATGCCTTACGAAGAAATGTAGATCTTAATATTATCTTGCTGAACAACAAAATATACGGACTCACAAAAGGCCAATATTCTCCGACCAGTGATCGAGGAGCTGTTACCAAATCATCTCCCTACGGTACGGTCGAAGACCCTTTCGTACCCGCAGAACTGACATTCGGAGCTCGAGGACATTTTTTTGCCCGGGCAATCGATGTCGATCTGGCCGTATCTAAAGAAGTAATGGTAGAAGCTGGAAGACATAAAGGGGCATCGGTCGTTGAAATTTTGCAAAACTGTGTCATATTCAACGACCACATACATAGTTATGTAGCGGATAAAGAATTCCGGGCAGAACGAACAATACATTTGAAGCACGGAGAAAAAATGCTTTTCGGTAAAGATCTCAATAAGGGATTGGTTCTCGACGGTTTCACATTAAAAGCAGTCACAATAGGAGAAAACGGAGTAACACTTAATGATATACTCACTCATGATGCGACAACCCGAGATAATTTCTTACATCAACGCCTTGCCATGATGGACGGTCACGAACTGCCTTTGGCCGTAGGTGTTATTCGATCGGTCGATGCTCCCGTCTACGATCAAGAAGTAAAAAAACAGATCGACTCCATAAGAGAGAAGAATCCGAAAAAGACTCTTCGGGATCTTTTATTAAGTGAAGAGACATGGGAAGTTAAGTAA
- a CDS encoding heavy metal translocating P-type ATPase — translation MAHNHHEHHHGHKHLHAHGGLKGQVILIIVTILLFIGAVLIEKNCNLPTWQLLLVYLAPYLFVGYHTLAEAAEGILGGDIFNEHFLMSIATIGALCIGFFPGAETEFPEAVFVMLFFQIGELFENYAEGKSRGSISHLMDIRPDVANVEIGGKLVTVSPENVNVGDIIVIKPGEKVPLDGKVIDGTSSLNTIALTGESMPRDLSVGDDVISGCVNLTGVIRVKTTKDFGESTVSKIIELVESADEHKSKSESFITKFAHVYTPIVVIAALLLAVIPPLFSSVGFAESFPAWFHRALIFLVVSCPCALVISVPLTFFGGLGGASRKGILIKGSNYMDTLARVGTVVFDKTGTLTRGEFEVTAVHPDDFNETELLHLAAHVEHFSTHPIGEALRTAFPNEATDGCKITDVEEIAGHGIRANVSGCTVCVGNSKMMDAIGVKWNNCHSIGTIIHVAVDGKYVGHVVINDRLKDDSAQAVKSLKRLGVDHMVMLTGDRKEVAFDVAKKLGLDTCYAELMPADKVRYVEQLLATKTENKTLAFVGDGINDAPVLKRADIGIAMGGLGSDAAIEAADVVLMDDQPSKIATAIRIARRTICIAHENVWFAIGIKIAILVLASIGLGTMWMAVFADVGVTVLAVFNAMRALRI, via the coding sequence ATGGCACATAATCATCACGAGCATCATCACGGTCATAAACACCTTCATGCTCACGGAGGGTTGAAAGGGCAAGTAATCCTTATTATCGTCACTATACTTTTGTTTATTGGAGCGGTACTTATTGAGAAGAACTGTAATCTGCCAACATGGCAACTACTACTCGTTTATCTCGCTCCTTATTTGTTTGTCGGTTATCATACATTGGCAGAGGCGGCTGAAGGCATCTTGGGTGGAGATATCTTCAATGAACATTTCCTGATGTCTATTGCTACAATCGGCGCACTTTGTATTGGCTTTTTTCCGGGAGCTGAGACAGAATTTCCGGAAGCGGTATTTGTAATGTTATTCTTCCAAATAGGAGAGTTATTTGAAAATTATGCTGAAGGAAAGAGCCGTGGCAGCATTTCACATCTTATGGATATACGTCCTGACGTTGCTAATGTGGAGATCGGTGGAAAATTGGTAACCGTTTCACCCGAAAATGTAAATGTGGGAGATATCATTGTCATTAAGCCGGGCGAAAAAGTTCCTCTTGACGGAAAAGTTATTGACGGCACATCATCTCTTAACACGATTGCCCTGACGGGAGAAAGCATGCCCAGAGATTTGAGCGTGGGCGATGACGTAATTTCGGGCTGTGTTAACCTTACGGGGGTTATTCGCGTAAAAACGACTAAAGATTTCGGGGAGAGTACGGTTTCAAAAATTATCGAACTGGTGGAAAGTGCCGATGAGCATAAATCTAAGAGTGAATCGTTCATTACAAAGTTTGCACACGTATATACCCCGATTGTGGTTATTGCCGCATTACTGCTTGCTGTTATACCACCGTTATTTTCATCGGTGGGATTTGCCGAGTCGTTCCCGGCGTGGTTTCACCGTGCACTGATTTTTCTCGTAGTATCATGTCCATGTGCTTTGGTGATCAGTGTACCGCTCACATTCTTTGGGGGACTTGGCGGTGCATCACGCAAAGGTATTCTTATTAAAGGGAGTAATTATATGGATACGCTGGCAAGAGTGGGTACGGTGGTATTCGATAAGACCGGAACTTTAACTCGGGGAGAATTTGAGGTAACAGCTGTACATCCTGATGATTTCAATGAAACAGAACTTTTACATCTTGCGGCGCATGTGGAACATTTCTCTACACATCCGATAGGAGAAGCCTTGCGTACCGCTTTCCCGAACGAGGCAACAGATGGTTGTAAGATAACGGATGTCGAGGAAATTGCAGGACATGGAATCCGTGCAAATGTATCGGGCTGTACTGTTTGTGTGGGTAACTCTAAAATGATGGATGCGATTGGTGTAAAATGGAATAATTGTCATAGTATAGGAACGATAATTCATGTGGCCGTAGATGGTAAATATGTCGGGCATGTAGTCATAAATGACCGTTTGAAAGATGATAGTGCACAGGCTGTTAAATCACTGAAACGACTTGGCGTGGATCATATGGTAATGCTTACCGGTGATCGTAAGGAGGTTGCGTTTGATGTGGCAAAAAAACTCGGACTCGACACTTGCTACGCCGAGTTGATGCCTGCCGATAAGGTGAGATATGTTGAGCAGTTGCTTGCCACAAAAACAGAAAACAAAACTCTTGCTTTTGTAGGTGATGGAATTAATGATGCTCCTGTTTTGAAACGTGCGGATATTGGTATTGCAATGGGTGGACTTGGCAGTGATGCCGCAATAGAAGCCGCCGATGTGGTGCTCATGGATGACCAACCGTCAAAAATAGCCACAGCAATACGTATTGCACGTCGCACCATATGCATTGCACATGAGAATGTATGGTTTGCTATCGGTATAAAGATTGCAATACTCGTTCTTGCTTCTATCGGGCTCGGTACTATGTGGATGGCTGTTTTTGCAGATGTCGGTGTAACTGTTTTGGCAGTGTTTAATGCAATGCGGGCGTTACGAATTTAA
- a CDS encoding Fur family transcriptional regulator has protein sequence MGEKEILEKLERKGVKPTANRILVLKALLSNSTPVSLSDLEDFIVTMDKSSIFRVLTLFLEHNVVHAMEDGSGSLKYEVCMSEGRCSLSDMHIHFYCEVCHRTYCFKTIHVPVMELPENFTPHFVNYMIKGECPECKRRHSEI, from the coding sequence ATGGGAGAGAAAGAAATTTTGGAAAAATTAGAACGAAAGGGAGTAAAGCCGACGGCTAACCGTATATTGGTATTAAAAGCTTTGTTGAGTAATTCGACGCCTGTCAGTTTATCGGATTTAGAAGATTTTATCGTTACGATGGATAAGTCCAGCATCTTTCGTGTGTTGACATTGTTTCTCGAACATAATGTCGTTCATGCAATGGAAGACGGCAGCGGGTCTTTAAAGTATGAGGTTTGCATGAGTGAAGGCAGATGCTCTCTTTCCGATATGCATATCCATTTTTATTGCGAAGTGTGTCACCGGACATATTGTTTTAAGACGATACACGTTCCGGTAATGGAACTTCCCGAAAATTTCACACCGCATTTTGTCAATTATATGATCAAGGGGGAATGCCCGGAATGTAAGAGACGGCATTCCGAAATTTGA
- the mnmA gene encoding tRNA 2-thiouridine(34) synthase MnmA, with protein MFARGKKSEMNRKKVLLGMSGGTDSSVAAMLLQEQGYDVTGITFRFYEIDENTAYLSEAAELAARLGIPHYIYDARAEFEKNIVAYFIDEYMSGRTPVPCIVCNNTFKWPLMAKVADEQGIRHIATGHYVRLMEAGGHSYLQSGVDPDKDQSFFLWGLPEILIKRMILPLGTLTKTEVREIARQRGFFQIAARKDSLGVCFCPGDYRSFLKKRLGESVFSEGFYEDESGKIIGKHKGYPFYTVGQRRGLGLNLQHPVFVKEISAQDNRVVIAPLSGMYKIRMILKSVNVIDSSDFDGRCAITCRIRYRKQNTPCRVFFISDNQAEVRFDEPVHSVAPGQAAVFYCGDRLLGGGIIVSAE; from the coding sequence ATATTTGCGAGAGGTAAAAAATCTGAAATGAACAGAAAAAAGGTTTTATTGGGGATGAGTGGCGGTACAGACAGTTCTGTCGCTGCAATGTTGCTGCAGGAGCAGGGCTACGATGTTACAGGTATAACGTTTCGGTTTTATGAGATTGATGAAAATACTGCATATTTGAGTGAGGCGGCTGAATTAGCTGCTCGATTGGGAATACCTCATTATATTTATGATGCAAGGGCGGAATTTGAGAAGAATATCGTTGCTTATTTTATAGATGAATATATGTCCGGTCGCACTCCTGTACCCTGCATTGTTTGCAATAATACCTTTAAATGGCCGTTAATGGCCAAAGTTGCAGATGAACAGGGTATCCGGCATATCGCTACCGGGCATTATGTCCGATTGATGGAAGCGGGTGGTCATTCTTATCTGCAATCCGGAGTCGATCCGGACAAAGACCAATCCTTTTTTCTTTGGGGACTTCCTGAAATTTTGATCAAAAGAATGATTTTACCTTTAGGGACGTTAACAAAGACTGAGGTTCGGGAAATTGCCCGACAACGGGGATTCTTTCAGATTGCTGCCCGAAAAGATAGTTTGGGAGTTTGTTTTTGTCCGGGAGATTATCGCTCTTTTTTGAAAAAACGGTTGGGCGAGTCTGTTTTTTCAGAGGGATTTTACGAAGATGAATCCGGCAAGATTATCGGTAAGCATAAAGGATATCCTTTTTATACCGTAGGTCAACGCAGAGGACTGGGGTTGAATTTGCAGCATCCGGTTTTTGTTAAAGAAATTTCTGCTCAAGATAATCGAGTAGTTATTGCGCCCCTTTCGGGGATGTATAAAATCCGGATGATATTGAAATCTGTAAATGTAATCGATTCTTCCGATTTTGACGGACGTTGTGCGATAACCTGCAGAATCCGTTATCGAAAACAGAATACTCCTTGTCGGGTCTTTTTTATTTCGGATAATCAGGCGGAAGTTCGTTTTGACGAGCCGGTACATTCTGTTGCTCCCGGTCAGGCGGCCGTTTTTTATTGCGGGGATAGACTATTGGGCGGAGGCATTATTGTATCTGCGGAGTAA
- a CDS encoding HAD family hydrolase, with protein MNVCIFAFKMEMNRMKKELDIITFDADDTLWENELFFRENEHCFCELIKEYADQNQVLESLLKNEIKTLPIYGYGIKGFVLSMIETALELSNNKISGNTIKEILELGKKQLSYPVKLIDGVEDTLSALQKDYTLVMATKGDLTDQERKIEESGLKKYFSHIEIMSEKNESGYRSLIDRLQVSPDKFLMVGNSLKSDIIPVLSIGGYAAHIPFYTTWEHEKVDKPETCDRMFSLKSIRELLSII; from the coding sequence ATGAATGTATGTATCTTTGCTTTCAAAATGGAAATGAATCGTATGAAAAAAGAATTGGATATCATCACTTTCGATGCAGACGACACGTTATGGGAAAATGAACTTTTTTTCAGGGAAAACGAGCATTGTTTTTGCGAACTGATTAAAGAATATGCCGATCAAAATCAAGTCCTCGAATCGTTATTAAAAAACGAAATAAAAACACTTCCTATATATGGTTACGGAATCAAGGGATTTGTTCTCAGTATGATAGAAACAGCATTGGAACTCAGCAACAATAAAATTTCAGGAAATACGATTAAAGAAATATTGGAATTAGGGAAAAAACAGCTTTCTTATCCTGTCAAATTAATCGACGGTGTAGAGGATACGCTATCTGCTCTTCAAAAAGATTATACCTTGGTTATGGCAACGAAAGGCGATCTTACCGACCAAGAACGAAAGATCGAAGAATCGGGATTAAAAAAATACTTTTCCCATATCGAAATCATGAGCGAGAAAAATGAGTCGGGTTACCGGTCTCTGATAGATCGTCTACAAGTATCTCCGGACAAATTTCTCATGGTCGGGAACTCCTTGAAATCGGATATTATTCCGGTCTTGTCGATCGGAGGATATGCTGCACACATTCCTTTTTATACGACATGGGAACATGAAAAAGTTGACAAGCCGGAGACATGTGACCGGATGTTTTCATTAAAATCGATTCGGGAATTGTTGTCTATTATTTAG
- a CDS encoding M16 family metallopeptidase — protein MAHHQFYTLSNGLRIIYQPTVSTVSYCGFTVNAGTRDEFSGEFGMAHFVEHLIFKGTAHRRSWHILNRMENVGGELNAYTAKEETTVYAVFLEEHLSRAVELLCDLVLHSQFPAQEIEREVEVILDEINSYKDNPAELIYDEFENLLFSGHALGHNILGEPEELLRFTSQDGRRFLRQQYIPSNMVFFFMGHTPFKRVISLLEKYIGGEPEGKGINHRVAPGGYTPFAERRILDTFQAHALVGNRAYSMFDERRVPLFLLNNMLGGPGMNSRLNIALREKTGCVYTVESSVTSYTDTGVFAIYFGTDPKKVDRCLSLMHKEFKRLRDTALSISQLAAVKKQFIGQMGVGTENRESMALGLGKTFLHYNKYDTLEESFRRVEAVTASDLLEVANEILDEKSISTLVFV, from the coding sequence ATGGCACATCATCAATTTTATACTTTATCGAACGGGTTGCGTATTATATATCAGCCTACCGTTTCTACTGTCTCTTACTGCGGATTTACGGTCAATGCGGGAACGAGGGACGAATTCTCAGGGGAATTCGGTATGGCTCATTTTGTCGAGCATCTTATATTTAAAGGAACTGCACATCGCAGATCGTGGCATATCTTGAACCGAATGGAAAATGTTGGAGGTGAGTTGAATGCTTATACGGCAAAGGAGGAGACAACTGTATATGCCGTTTTTTTAGAAGAGCACTTGTCTCGGGCTGTCGAGTTGCTGTGTGATTTGGTACTCCATTCGCAATTCCCGGCGCAGGAGATAGAACGAGAGGTGGAAGTAATTCTCGATGAGATCAATTCTTATAAAGATAATCCGGCCGAATTGATTTATGATGAATTTGAGAATTTGCTTTTTTCAGGACATGCCTTGGGGCACAATATATTGGGAGAACCGGAAGAATTACTTCGTTTTACCTCTCAAGACGGACGTCGTTTTTTGAGACAGCAGTATATACCTTCGAATATGGTGTTCTTTTTTATGGGACATACGCCTTTTAAGCGTGTGATATCTCTGCTTGAGAAATATATCGGGGGAGAACCGGAAGGGAAAGGTATAAACCATAGAGTTGCTCCCGGAGGATATACTCCGTTTGCTGAGCGGCGTATTTTGGATACTTTTCAAGCGCATGCATTGGTCGGGAATCGGGCGTATAGTATGTTCGATGAGCGGCGCGTCCCTTTATTCTTATTGAATAATATGCTTGGAGGGCCGGGCATGAACAGCCGTCTGAACATTGCTTTACGTGAGAAAACAGGATGTGTTTATACTGTCGAGTCTTCTGTAACTTCATATACAGATACCGGGGTCTTTGCTATATATTTCGGAACAGATCCGAAGAAAGTTGATAGATGTCTTTCATTGATGCATAAAGAATTTAAGCGTTTGCGTGATACGGCATTGTCTATATCCCAACTGGCTGCGGTCAAAAAGCAGTTTATCGGACAGATGGGGGTCGGAACTGAAAATCGGGAAAGTATGGCTTTGGGTTTAGGAAAAACCTTCTTACATTACAATAAATATGATACTCTTGAAGAATCATTTCGTAGGGTAGAAGCCGTTACTGCATCGGATCTGCTCGAGGTTGCCAATGAAATATTGGACGAAAAAAGCATTTCGACTCTTGTTTTTGTTTAA
- a CDS encoding TIGR00730 family Rossman fold protein, with the protein MKKTMIQNIGLFCASGNEVDSCYFEESAIIGRWIGKNKKRLIYGGANVGLMEATAEHVKKHGGSITGIITHRICDYGKASRLPDELIRVDTLGERKQIMLDKADVFIALPGGFGTLDEIFTVIAAGHLGYHDKKVVFCNTNGFYNLLINQIELFYRERFASPHYKNYYQIATNAEECIRILENF; encoded by the coding sequence ATGAAAAAAACTATGATTCAAAATATCGGTCTTTTTTGCGCTTCAGGGAACGAAGTCGACAGTTGTTATTTTGAAGAGTCGGCAATAATAGGCCGATGGATAGGGAAAAATAAAAAAAGGTTGATATACGGTGGGGCTAATGTCGGACTCATGGAAGCGACAGCCGAACACGTCAAAAAACACGGTGGATCTATCACCGGGATCATTACACACCGCATCTGCGATTATGGAAAGGCCAGCCGACTACCGGATGAGCTGATAAGGGTAGACACTCTCGGAGAGAGAAAACAAATAATGCTCGACAAAGCCGATGTATTCATTGCCTTGCCCGGTGGATTCGGAACATTAGATGAAATTTTTACCGTAATCGCAGCCGGACATTTAGGTTATCATGACAAGAAAGTCGTATTCTGCAATACAAACGGATTCTACAACCTTCTGATCAACCAGATAGAGCTATTTTACAGGGAACGATTCGCATCTCCTCATTACAAAAATTATTATCAAATAGCGACAAATGCAGAAGAGTGTATCCGAATACTCGAGAATTTTTGA
- a CDS encoding SIS domain-containing protein — protein MTTAEDIQSILQREANAILNIPISDAFEKAISLIVEQVHRKKGKLVTSGMGKAGQIAMNIATTFCSTGIPSVFLHPSEAQHGDLGVLQENDLMLVISNSGKTREILELLVLASRLQPDLRFIVITGNPDSQLAQSADVCLFTGAPAEVCPLGLTPTTSTTLMTVIGDILVVGTMKATGFDSSQYALRHHGGYLGQLSREQSCDDKK, from the coding sequence ATGACAACTGCTGAGGACATTCAATCTATTTTACAACGTGAAGCAAACGCTATATTAAATATTCCTATATCCGATGCTTTTGAAAAAGCAATTTCATTAATTGTAGAACAAGTACATCGCAAAAAAGGGAAATTAGTTACCAGCGGAATGGGGAAAGCCGGACAGATTGCCATGAATATCGCAACGACTTTCTGTTCTACAGGAATACCTTCTGTTTTTCTACATCCCAGTGAAGCCCAACACGGAGACTTAGGCGTTCTGCAAGAAAACGATCTAATGCTGGTAATTTCTAATTCGGGAAAAACCCGTGAAATTTTAGAATTACTCGTTTTGGCATCCCGGCTGCAACCTGATCTACGATTTATTGTCATTACCGGAAATCCCGACAGTCAATTGGCACAATCCGCCGATGTCTGCCTGTTTACCGGAGCACCGGCAGAAGTTTGTCCGTTAGGCCTCACTCCGACGACTTCGACAACTCTCATGACTGTTATCGGCGACATATTAGTCGTAGGCACTATGAAAGCAACCGGATTCGACAGCAGCCAATACGCACTAAGGCATCACGGAGGATATTTGGGACAACTTTCACGGGAACAATCTTGTGACGACAAAAAATAA
- a CDS encoding carbohydrate kinase family protein codes for MRKIIGIGETILDIIFKNGQPTKALPGGSVFNTMVSLGRLGIPVHFITELGQDQVGNNILSFMRENNLSTENVDIFCEGKSPVSLAFLNDQNEARYMFYTQYPENRLNVIWPRIDPDDILILGSYYAVNPSLRYRITEFLEYARERKAIIYYDPNFRKAHAHEAMRITPSLLENFEYADIIRGSEEDFETLFNLSDPGKVYLDKIKFYCPNFIYTRGPKGVELFTAQTHLHFDVPQIKPVSTIGAGDNFNAGLLYGILRENISRSQLENLSPEKWSDIISSGIDFSLEVCNSYDNYISTEFAAKYRTTH; via the coding sequence ATGCGAAAAATTATTGGCATAGGAGAGACAATTCTCGATATAATTTTCAAAAACGGACAACCAACCAAAGCCTTACCGGGAGGTTCTGTATTCAATACGATGGTCAGTCTGGGACGTTTGGGAATACCCGTTCACTTCATAACGGAATTAGGACAAGATCAGGTCGGGAACAATATCTTGTCATTTATGCGAGAAAATAACCTGTCGACTGAGAATGTAGATATATTTTGTGAAGGGAAATCGCCCGTATCTTTAGCCTTTTTAAATGACCAGAATGAAGCCCGGTATATGTTTTATACCCAATATCCCGAAAATAGACTAAATGTCATATGGCCAAGAATAGACCCCGACGACATTCTGATTTTAGGCTCATACTATGCCGTAAATCCATCTCTAAGATACCGGATAACAGAATTTCTGGAATATGCCCGTGAACGGAAAGCCATAATTTATTATGATCCTAATTTCCGGAAAGCTCACGCCCACGAAGCCATGCGCATCACTCCGTCTTTACTCGAGAATTTCGAATATGCAGATATTATACGAGGTTCGGAAGAAGATTTCGAGACGTTATTTAATCTTTCAGATCCGGGGAAAGTATATCTCGACAAAATTAAATTCTATTGTCCTAATTTTATCTACACAAGAGGACCAAAAGGTGTAGAATTATTCACAGCTCAGACACATTTACATTTCGACGTACCGCAAATAAAACCGGTCAGTACGATCGGAGCAGGAGATAATTTCAATGCCGGACTACTTTACGGTATACTGAGAGAAAACATTTCACGCAGTCAATTAGAAAACCTTTCACCAGAAAAATGGTCAGACATTATATCCTCCGGAATAGACTTCTCTTTAGAAGTATGTAACTCTTATGATAACTACATTTCTACCGAATTTGCAGCAAAATACAGGACAACACATTAA